The proteins below are encoded in one region of Apium graveolens cultivar Ventura chromosome 4, ASM990537v1, whole genome shotgun sequence:
- the LOC141719868 gene encoding uncharacterized protein LOC141719868, producing the protein MVMVHNIQRKLDWRSPILEYILENKLPMKKSEARAIMFKARNYCTIGSVLYRRALTEPLLRCLSPEEADKAILEVHTGICGEHLGGKSLALKIMRQGMYWPTIRKDCEGYVRKCQACQRHGNMSHRPTTELNSILAPCSFYQWGVDIVGPFPKSKGQCQYIVVAVNYATK; encoded by the coding sequence ATGGTGATGGTCCACAATATTCAAAGAAAACTAGACTGGCGAAGCCCTATCCTCGAATACATCCTAGAAAACAAACTTCCCATGAAAAAAAGTGAAGCCCGTGCTATCATGTTTAAGGCAAGAAATTATTGCACGATCGGTTCGGTATTGTATCGACGTGCTTTAACTGAACCACTTCTACGATGCTTAAGCCCAGAAGAGGCCGACAAAGCAATCCTCGAGGTTCACACGGGAATATGTGGCGAACATCTCGGGGGAAAGAGCCTAGCTCTTAAAATCATGAGACAGGGGATGTATTGGCCCACAATACGAAAAGATTGTGAAGGTTACGTGCGCAAGTGTCAGGCATGCCAACGACATGGGAACATGAGTCATCGACCCACTACAGAGCTCAACTCGATCCTCGCTCCTTGCTCTTTCTATCAATGGGGAGTCGATATCGTGGGACCTTTCCCAAAGTCTAAAGGTCAGTGTCAATACATCGTGGTTGCAGTCAACTACGCGACGAAATGA